The following are encoded together in the uncultured Sphaerochaeta sp. genome:
- a CDS encoding aminodeoxychorismate/anthranilate synthase component II, with the protein MILLIDNYDSFSYNLYQMIGALEPDIQVVRNDVMTVEEIAALGMQAIIISPGPGTCQEAGIIISLIQQLGPTVPILGVCLGHQAIATAFGATVTYAETLYHGKQSTCVFDTSSPLFHNLGGEEKVGRYHSLTVKADSLPPSLALTGWTGDGQVMAIQHTQYPIYGVQFHPESILTPRGETMLKNFLTLAKEAEGAPQ; encoded by the coding sequence ATGATCCTATTGATTGATAACTACGACAGTTTTTCCTACAACCTCTACCAGATGATAGGGGCTTTGGAGCCGGATATCCAAGTGGTCCGTAATGATGTTATGACCGTAGAGGAAATTGCAGCACTCGGCATGCAAGCCATCATCATCTCCCCAGGCCCTGGGACCTGCCAGGAAGCGGGAATCATCATCAGCCTCATCCAGCAGCTAGGACCTACGGTTCCCATTCTTGGAGTCTGCCTGGGACATCAAGCTATTGCTACTGCATTCGGCGCTACAGTCACCTACGCGGAAACACTCTATCACGGAAAACAGTCAACGTGTGTTTTCGATACCTCCTCCCCCCTCTTTCACAACCTAGGGGGAGAAGAAAAGGTAGGGCGATACCACTCCCTGACAGTAAAAGCCGACAGCCTTCCCCCTTCCCTGGCCTTGACTGGATGGACAGGTGATGGACAGGTGATGGCCATCCAACACACACAATATCCCATCTATGGAGTGCAATTCCACCCGGAATCGATCCTCACCCCCAGAGGAGAAACAATGTTGAAAAATTTCCTTACCCTGGCAAAAGAAGCCGAAGGAGCACCACAATGA
- the trpD gene encoding anthranilate phosphoribosyltransferase: MIREAIKQLSMKQDLDYDTALSVMHEIMEGKASPVQMSSFLTALSLKGETIEEITACAESMRSHCIRLLHDLPVLEIVGTGGDHLKTFNISSTSSIVISSMGVPVAKHGNRAASSDCGAADVFERLGVNIQVNEQRSKAMLDEIGLCFLFAQNYHISMKYVAPVRKELGIRTVFNILGPLANPAGASLQLMGVYDESLIIPLAQVMTNLGVKRGMVVCGEDGMDEITLTGETHICEVQDGTFTHYSITPEQFSLKRCKGEDLIGGDAKENAEITRSIISGTLHGPKRDIVLLNSGCALYIAGKAKTIAEGIDLARESIDSGKALGQLEAFVKLSNRE; the protein is encoded by the coding sequence ATGATACGAGAAGCCATCAAACAACTCAGTATGAAGCAGGATCTTGACTATGACACGGCATTGTCTGTGATGCATGAAATAATGGAGGGCAAGGCATCCCCGGTTCAGATGAGCAGTTTTCTCACCGCCCTCTCACTCAAGGGTGAGACGATCGAGGAGATTACCGCATGCGCAGAGAGCATGAGAAGTCACTGTATCCGACTCCTACATGACCTGCCGGTCCTAGAGATCGTTGGCACCGGTGGTGATCACCTTAAGACCTTCAATATTTCATCCACCAGCAGCATTGTCATCTCCAGCATGGGAGTTCCGGTCGCAAAACATGGCAATCGCGCCGCCTCTTCAGATTGTGGGGCTGCCGATGTATTTGAAAGACTGGGAGTAAACATCCAAGTCAATGAACAAAGAAGCAAAGCAATGCTGGATGAGATCGGTCTCTGCTTTCTCTTTGCCCAGAATTATCACATCAGTATGAAATATGTTGCCCCGGTGAGAAAGGAGTTGGGAATCAGGACCGTATTCAATATTCTCGGTCCTCTGGCCAATCCTGCAGGAGCTTCACTGCAACTCATGGGTGTATATGATGAGAGCCTCATTATCCCTTTGGCCCAGGTAATGACCAACCTTGGAGTAAAACGGGGAATGGTTGTCTGCGGGGAAGATGGTATGGACGAAATCACCTTGACTGGAGAGACACATATCTGTGAAGTACAGGATGGTACCTTTACACATTACTCCATCACTCCTGAACAATTCTCCCTGAAACGATGTAAAGGGGAGGATCTCATAGGAGGTGATGCAAAGGAGAATGCCGAGATAACCCGTTCCATCATCAGCGGTACGCTCCATGGCCCCAAACGAGATATCGTACTGCTCAACAGTGGATGTGCACTCTATATTGCAGGAAAAGCGAAAACCATTGCAGAAGGCATTGATCTGGCCCGCGAGTCAATCGACAGCGGGAAAGCCCTAGGGC
- the trpA gene encoding tryptophan synthase subunit alpha: MNDRIQHAFSGGTAFIPFVTCADPDISLTEELVLAMADAGADLVELGLPFSDPIAEGSVIQQADERALASGFKIHDLFTLIDRLRKHTQIPLVCMTYFNPVYKYQKDRFLSSAKQAGLDGLIIPDLPYEEQGEIKGSCKKEGIKLISMIAPTSSQRIITVSKQSEGFLYCVSSLGVTGMRSNLSDSAREMVELAKASSDTPCAVGFGIHTPEQARHIATFADGIIVGSAIMNIIAEKGRNSVEAVSGYVREMKQAIMV; this comes from the coding sequence ATGAATGACCGAATCCAGCATGCATTCTCAGGAGGCACCGCATTCATCCCCTTCGTAACCTGCGCTGATCCAGACATATCACTGACTGAAGAGTTGGTACTCGCTATGGCAGATGCAGGAGCTGACCTCGTGGAACTTGGCCTTCCCTTCTCTGACCCCATCGCGGAAGGATCTGTGATCCAACAGGCAGATGAACGAGCCCTTGCCTCAGGATTCAAGATTCACGATCTTTTTACCCTGATTGATCGATTGAGAAAACACACCCAGATCCCCTTGGTCTGTATGACCTACTTCAACCCGGTGTACAAGTATCAGAAGGACCGTTTCCTTTCCAGCGCAAAGCAGGCAGGCCTCGACGGTCTGATTATTCCAGACCTTCCCTATGAGGAGCAGGGTGAGATTAAAGGATCCTGCAAAAAAGAGGGTATCAAGCTGATCAGCATGATAGCCCCAACCAGCAGTCAGCGCATCATAACGGTCTCCAAGCAGAGTGAGGGATTTCTCTATTGTGTAAGCTCGCTGGGTGTTACCGGCATGAGAAGCAATCTGAGTGACAGTGCCAGGGAGATGGTGGAACTTGCAAAAGCGAGCAGCGACACTCCCTGTGCAGTTGGGTTTGGTATCCATACACCGGAACAAGCTCGTCACATCGCCACCTTTGCAGACGGTATTATCGTAGGTTCAGCAATAATGAATATCATTGCTGAAAAAGGAAGAAACAGTGTAGAAGCGGTATCAGGATACGTAAGGGAGATGAAGCAAGCCATCATGGTGTGA
- a CDS encoding anthranilate synthase component I family protein encodes MQYYPIKEAALSYQDEGGFLPLTLEMLCDQHTPITVLSRLKAESSHCFLLESVDDRQRWGRYSFLGYDPLLALSTQDHTTIVQHRDGSTETSQGHPENVIRSILETYKSIPIEKLPPFTGGLVGYFSYDYIKYQEPHLLIKYKRDEAFKDLDLMFFDQVICFDHYRQVLTFIVTYQAKEGARGYEEAQQRLLAMHRIVQNERPLKRFPGVMKEPLRPLFNKETYYSMVEKAKHYIKEGDIFQVVLSNRWEAAFEGSLMDTYRVLRTINPSPYMFYFSGSEIELAGASPETLVNLKDGILHTFPLAGTRRRGETEEEDLANERDLLSDEKELAEHNMLVDLGGNDLGKISKFGSVEVESYLQIQRYSHVMHIGSTVKGTIREDQDALSAIASVLPAGTLSGAPKLRACQIIEELEHTQRGIYGGAVGYIGSNQNMDTCIAIRFAYRKGNRVYIRSGAGIVADSVAEREYAECERKAKAVEEALQRASGGIL; translated from the coding sequence ATGCAGTACTACCCAATAAAGGAAGCAGCATTGTCCTACCAGGATGAGGGGGGCTTTCTCCCACTCACCCTCGAAATGCTTTGTGACCAACACACCCCCATCACCGTGCTTTCCCGATTAAAAGCAGAGAGTTCCCACTGTTTTTTACTTGAGAGTGTCGATGACAGACAGAGATGGGGGCGATACTCTTTCCTTGGATATGACCCCTTGCTGGCCCTTTCAACCCAAGACCATACAACCATTGTTCAACACCGGGATGGGAGCACAGAAACATCACAGGGGCACCCAGAGAACGTAATCAGAAGCATTCTGGAAACATATAAAAGCATTCCTATTGAAAAGCTACCCCCATTCACGGGAGGCCTGGTAGGATACTTCAGCTATGACTACATCAAATACCAGGAGCCCCATCTACTCATAAAATACAAGAGGGATGAGGCTTTCAAGGACCTCGACCTCATGTTCTTTGACCAGGTCATCTGTTTCGACCACTACCGTCAGGTGTTGACCTTCATCGTTACCTATCAGGCGAAAGAAGGAGCAAGAGGATATGAGGAAGCACAGCAGCGTTTGCTCGCAATGCACAGGATTGTACAGAATGAGCGTCCACTTAAGCGATTTCCAGGTGTCATGAAAGAACCACTAAGACCACTCTTCAACAAGGAGACCTACTACTCCATGGTAGAGAAGGCTAAACACTATATCAAGGAAGGAGACATCTTCCAGGTGGTGCTTTCCAATCGTTGGGAAGCTGCATTCGAGGGGAGTCTGATGGACACCTACCGAGTCCTTAGAACCATCAACCCTTCCCCGTATATGTTCTACTTTTCCGGTAGTGAGATTGAGCTTGCCGGGGCATCGCCAGAGACCTTGGTCAATCTCAAGGATGGCATACTCCATACCTTTCCCCTGGCGGGCACCAGAAGACGGGGAGAAACGGAGGAAGAGGACTTAGCAAATGAAAGGGACCTTCTGAGCGATGAGAAGGAGCTTGCAGAGCATAATATGCTGGTTGACCTTGGTGGCAATGACCTTGGAAAGATAAGCAAGTTCGGCAGTGTTGAAGTTGAATCCTATCTCCAAATTCAACGCTATAGCCATGTCATGCATATTGGTTCCACGGTAAAGGGTACCATACGGGAGGACCAGGACGCTCTCTCCGCCATTGCCTCTGTACTGCCTGCGGGGACTTTGAGCGGAGCCCCCAAGCTTCGAGCCTGTCAGATTATCGAAGAGCTGGAGCATACCCAACGTGGTATCTATGGGGGTGCTGTCGGCTACATCGGAAGCAACCAGAACATGGACACCTGTATTGCCATCCGCTTTGCCTACCGGAAAGGAAACAGAGTGTACATACGTAGCGGTGCGGGTATTGTAGCAGACAGCGTAGCAGAGCGTGAGTATGCAGAGTGTGAACGGAAAGCCAAAGCAGTAGAGGAAGCGTTGCAAAGAGCCTCAGGAGGTATCCTATGA